CGGCCTCGAACCCGATGTGACGGAAGGCAACATGGAACCCCTGTTCCAGATGATCGTCGACCGTGTTTCGCCGCCCGATGTGGACCCCAACGGGCCGTTCCAGATGCAGATCAGCAGCCTGGACTACAACAGCTACGTTGGTCTCATCGGCATCGGCCGTATCAAGCGGGGCCGCATCAAGAGCAATACGCCCGTCACCGTGATCGACACCGAGGGTGGACGCCGGCCAGGACGTGTACTGCAGATCCTGGGTTTCATGGGCCTCGAACGGGTCGAATTCCCCGAAGCCACCGCGGGCGACATCATCGCCTTCACCGGCATGGAACAGCTCAACATCTCCGACACCCTCTGCGACCCCACCCAGGTCGAAGCGCTGCCCCCGCTCACGGTCGACGAGCCGACGGTGAGCATGAACTTCGTGGTGAACACCTCCCCGTTCGCCGGCCGCGAGGGCAAGTACGTCACCTCGCGCCAGCTGCGCGAACGGTTACAGCGCGAACTCAAGCACAACGTCGCGCTGCGTGTGGAAGACACCGACGACCCGGACAAATTCAAGGTGTCCGGCCGCGGCGAACTGCATCTGTCGATCCTCATCGAGAACATGCGCCGCGAAGGCTATGAACTCGGCGTGTCACGCCCTGAGGTGATCATCAAGGAAATCGACGGACAGAAAAGCGAGCCGTTCGAGGCCCTGACCGTCGATGTCGAGGAATCGAGCCAGGGCAAGGTGATGGAAAAACTCGGCGAGCGGGGCGGCGAGTTGCGCGACATGGTCCCGGATGGCAAAGGCCGCGTGCGACTCGACTACATCATCCCCGCGCGCGGACTGATCGGTTTCCAGACCGAGTTCATGACTGCCACCAGCGGCACCGGCCTCATCTACCACATCTTCGACCACTACGGCCCGATCCGAAAGGGTGCGCTGGCCGCGCGCAACAACGGTGTGCTGATCGCCAACGGGCCGGGCAAGGCGCTGGCCTATGCCCTGTTCAATTTGCAGGAGCGCGGGCGCCTGTTCATCGGACATGGCGAAGAGGTCTACGAAGGCATGGTCATCGGGATCCACTCGCGCGACAACGATCTGGTGGTCAATCCGCTCAAAGCCAAGCAGCTCACCAACATCCGCGCTGCAGGATCGGATGAGAACATCACTCTCACCCCGCCCATCCGACTCAGCCTGGAGCAGGCGCTGGAATTCATCAACGATGACGAACTGGTCGAAGTCACCCCCAAGGCCATCCGCGTGCGCAAGCGATTCTTAAAGGAACATGAACGCAAGCGGGCTTCGCGCAGCGACGATTGATTCCAGGGCAGGAAAATCCCACGAGAACGGCCGGCGATTCCCTGTCGCCGGCCGGTAAGACGGCGCGATGACTCCGCCCGCCCTCATATGCGGCGACTAAGGCACCGGCGCTTCCAACCACGCAATCGCCGTCGCCTCGTCCCGGAACAGCCGCACTCCATAGCCCGCATTCTGCGTGAACGTCTCGACGAAATCGTGGCGGTGATCCCAGAGGGCGACCAGCATGGCCGAACGGACGTCGCGCTGCAGATCGAGCGCGGTCATATCGGCGTTGGCAAAGTGATAGTTCTGAACGGTATTGGCAAGGTTCGGTGCATTGCGTACATCGACCAGAAATCGCTTGATACCGTGAGCGCGGCGTGCCGCATCGAGCGCCACGAAAATGCCAGCGCGGTATTGATGGTAACCGGCTTGTTGACGCGGCAAATGAGATACCGGCCGCAGTCCGAGATGCTGATTGCATGACTCATTGCTATTCCATGAGTGATCAGCGCAACGTATTGGCCGTTACCGTGGGCGCCGAGCGAATCCCACCACAGGCCGCCCCAGGCTGACTGAACCCGCCGGTGGTCAGCGAAGCGGTCGGACGATCCCAGTCGTGGGGGCGTCGGTCGGCCTGAAGCCATCGGTTCCGGTCAGCTCGGAAACGCGGCTCCCTTCCGGCCGCCTCCCTCAAACAATGGGATCGTGCACCGTCACAAGCTTGGTACCATCCGGAAACGTCGCTTCGACCTGAACCTCGAGCAGCATCTCGGGAATGCCCGGCATCACCTGATCACGCGTGAGCAGGCCGCGCCCCGTATCCATCAGTTCGGCAACCGTACGTCCGTCGCGTGCCCCTTCGAGAATGGCCGCACTGATGTAGGCCACGGCTTCAGGATAGTTCAACTTGACACCGCGGGCGAGGCGGCGTTCGGCAAGCAGCGCGGCGGTGAACAGCAGCAGCTTGTCTTTCTCGCGGGGCGTGAGTTCCATGACATCTCCGGTTCAACAGGTCGCAGCGATCGATCCGGGCATCCTGACCGAAGCACGGGCCATCGGCAAGGATCGCTGCGTCAGGTAGCCCAGATCCGCGGTGATATCGCGTCGCGACCCAACAACGCGGGCCGCACCAGCGTCCACGCCTTCACGAACAGGGCGCGCGCCTCGGCCGCACTCGGCCCGCGGTAGCGCAGCGCCAGCACGCGCGGCAAGCGGCTCAAGCCCCAATGCGCCGGATCGGCAACCGCGACAAGCTCGGCACGCAATGACTCAGTGAGCCGTGGAGGCGCGTCGAGCGCGAGCCAAGTCCCCATCACGGGCTGCTGGGCCAACCCCCACGGCGCTGTCATGAGCGCCCCGCCACCGACATAGCGTCCGCGCTCGACGAAGAGCGGCGCGCCGCTCTCCCACAGCTCCAAGGCGATCCCACCGTGCCCGGCATCGAACCGTTCCGCGCCGTGGGGACGGCCGAAACAGACGATTTCCCATCCCAGGAAACGCCCACCGGGAATCAGATCGACCCGAGTTCGGGAACGAAGACGCGCCCCCGAAAACAGAATGGTTTCCTGCGGCAGCCATTCGAGCGAGGCCCGGTGGGCGATGTGGAAGCCCTGGCGCTGTTCGGCCGTGGCGCCGGCGCTGCGATACACCTTGCCCGCCGCCGGTGTGGTGATGAGCGCCTGCGCCCCCTCATCGAGGGCAGCGGTCAGCTCGAGGCGATCACCGCCCACCAGCCCGCCGGGGGGGTGCAGCAGGGTGACCTGGCATACCGAAGCACCCTCGGGATAGAACGGCCGCTGGACGGTGAGCGGGCCGCGGCGGCGCCGTCTTGCCAGCACAGTCGCATCACCGCGCGCCGCGAAGCCCAGTGACAACTCGCCCACCCACCCATCGGCCTGGGGCGTTGAACCGGGGAGATGCGATGCCAGCACACCCCCATCATGATCATCCGGCGCAATCACCACCCGCCCTGTACCCACGCCACACCCAGCCCCATGGCGGCCAACGCCAGCGCCACCCGCAAGGCACTCGCCAGACGCGGCAGACGCCCCTGCAGGAGTCCCAGACCACCGCCCAGGACGTTGCCGAATATCATCATCGCCAGCAGCACACCGCTCCCGAACAACACCAGATAGCTCATGCCGATCCAGGGATCCGGAGCACCGGCCAACGGCGCCAGCGCCAGCAGCGAGGCCGAGCCAGCCGTGCCATGCAGCAACCCCACTGCCACGGCGCGGCGACCGTGGTGCGCCGGCAAGCCGGCGACATGAAGATGGGAAGCGCCGTTGGCGTCATGGCGATGCCAGCGGATCGGCGCCTCGCCGGAAAATACGGACCAGAGCGCCCCGACGCCGAGGACGATCAGCACCCAGCCGACCAGATATTCCGCCCCTTCGGCGATCTGTGCCGGCACCGCCATCCCGGCCAGCAACACCAGCGCGCCGATCGCCAGCAGCGCAACACCATGCCCCAATGCCCAGCGGGCACAGAAGCTCAGCGAGGCCCGCCGGCCCGAGCCAGCCCGAGCCCGGTTCAGGTTGGCCACCGCAAGCACATGATCCGGGTCCAGGGCATGCAGCAGGCCAAGGCCAAATCCGGTAGCGAGCAGCAGGGGTAACGGTGTCGACATGCTGAACTCCTCAGGCACTCCAGCCACGAATGATGGACCGGTGGGATCCGAGTTTGCCATAAGCGACCAGGGTCGCCGAGCACATCGACGATGGTGCGG
The sequence above is a segment of the Candidatus Macondimonas diazotrophica genome. Coding sequences within it:
- the ureA gene encoding urease subunit gamma, whose product is MELTPREKDKLLLFTAALLAERRLARGVKLNYPEAVAYISAAILEGARDGRTVAELMDTGRGLLTRDQVMPGIPEMLLEVQVEATFPDGTKLVTVHDPIV
- a CDS encoding sulfite exporter TauE/SafE family protein codes for the protein MSTPLPLLLATGFGLGLLHALDPDHVLAVANLNRARAGSGRRASLSFCARWALGHGVALLAIGALVLLAGMAVPAQIAEGAEYLVGWVLIVLGVGALWSVFSGEAPIRWHRHDANGASHLHVAGLPAHHGRRAVAVGLLHGTAGSASLLALAPLAGAPDPWIGMSYLVLFGSGVLLAMMIFGNVLGGGLGLLQGRLPRLASALRVALALAAMGLGVAWVQGGW
- a CDS encoding arginase family protein, with the protein product MSHPSSASATGRPEPGNLLSREILYLLSAVAKEGICGMEVVEVSPPYDQSEITALLATRTIVDVLGDPGRLWQTRIPPVHHSWLECLRSSACRHRYPCCSLPDLALACCMPWTRIMCLRWPT
- the typA gene encoding translational GTPase TypA — translated: MIEKLRNIAIIAHVDHGKTTLVDQLLRQSGTLQERTGGGERVMDSNDLEKERGITILAKNTAIRWGDYRINIVDTPGHADFGGEVERVLSMVDSVLLLVDAVDGPMPQTRFVTQKAFALGLKPIVVINKIDRPGARPDWVLDQTFDLFDRLGATEEQLDFPVVYASALKGFSGLEPDVTEGNMEPLFQMIVDRVSPPDVDPNGPFQMQISSLDYNSYVGLIGIGRIKRGRIKSNTPVTVIDTEGGRRPGRVLQILGFMGLERVEFPEATAGDIIAFTGMEQLNISDTLCDPTQVEALPPLTVDEPTVSMNFVVNTSPFAGREGKYVTSRQLRERLQRELKHNVALRVEDTDDPDKFKVSGRGELHLSILIENMRREGYELGVSRPEVIIKEIDGQKSEPFEALTVDVEESSQGKVMEKLGERGGELRDMVPDGKGRVRLDYIIPARGLIGFQTEFMTATSGTGLIYHIFDHYGPIRKGALAARNNGVLIANGPGKALAYALFNLQERGRLFIGHGEEVYEGMVIGIHSRDNDLVVNPLKAKQLTNIRAAGSDENITLTPPIRLSLEQALEFINDDELVEVTPKAIRVRKRFLKEHERKRASRSDD
- a CDS encoding urease accessory protein UreD produces the protein MGTGRVVIAPDDHDGGVLASHLPGSTPQADGWVGELSLGFAARGDATVLARRRRRGPLTVQRPFYPEGASVCQVTLLHPPGGLVGGDRLELTAALDEGAQALITTPAAGKVYRSAGATAEQRQGFHIAHRASLEWLPQETILFSGARLRSRTRVDLIPGGRFLGWEIVCFGRPHGAERFDAGHGGIALELWESGAPLFVERGRYVGGGALMTAPWGLAQQPVMGTWLALDAPPRLTESLRAELVAVADPAHWGLSRLPRVLALRYRGPSAAEARALFVKAWTLVRPALLGRDAISPRIWAT